One part of the Acidobacteriota bacterium genome encodes these proteins:
- a CDS encoding TetR/AcrR family transcriptional regulator, which produces MPRQADPELEDRVLKAAQKLWTAGGQQSLTMRAVAKTAGTNTPAVYRRFKDRRALLRALLQRHQAALAVLIQRCQSLQEVCHCLLDYALKHPREYELIASRIVITSHKPRPNFEYVVQKAGEWLGGEGERYRPLIIALWSLVHGTAMLLINDVIPEHESTVRSAFKAAVEELVRNHARLRKRR; this is translated from the coding sequence TTGCCCAGGCAAGCTGATCCCGAACTGGAAGACCGAGTTCTGAAAGCCGCCCAGAAGCTTTGGACCGCCGGAGGGCAACAGAGCCTCACCATGCGGGCCGTAGCCAAGACGGCCGGAACGAACACGCCCGCTGTTTATCGCCGCTTTAAGGACCGCCGGGCACTGTTGCGCGCGCTCCTGCAACGGCATCAGGCCGCGCTAGCCGTGTTGATTCAACGGTGCCAGTCCCTGCAGGAAGTGTGCCATTGCCTGCTGGACTATGCCCTCAAGCATCCGCGCGAGTACGAATTGATCGCGTCGCGGATCGTGATCACCAGTCATAAACCTCGGCCCAATTTCGAATACGTCGTTCAAAAAGCCGGGGAGTGGCTGGGCGGCGAGGGCGAACGATATCGTCCCCTGATCATCGCCCTCTGGTCACTGGTGCACGGCACGGCCATGCTGCTGATCAACGACGTCATTCCCGAACATGAGTCCACCGTGCGTTCCGCATTCAAGGCGGCAGTCGAGGAACTGGTGCGAAATCACGCGCGGCTCAGGAAGAGACGCTAG
- a CDS encoding fatty acid desaturase, with amino-acid sequence MKIYNVTGYLIILAYMLACMVSAPSHLGPWNGLLIGGVYFVSCWFLAGVYLADVLHLGIAHRSLDYKEWFMQAVTVVNNSFGIYVDPIAWVNRHRLHHRHADHDGDPNKIASDGFWRTLYLCVMPYRCIEDVATDKILKSWPFRVTAHPLFAIVAQAASFYLLWKLVGSLKFVLVMWFGMRIFAWWVNMVQNYWTHTRTFGYRRYHDDDNAMNIGDWLPVTATFSACLQNNHHHYPGLLRLSHDESEYDFGFLTVKIMKQLHLVKATAKGAELPKDVPLQALEF; translated from the coding sequence ATGAAGATATACAACGTCACAGGGTATCTGATTATTTTGGCGTACATGCTGGCGTGTATGGTTTCCGCCCCATCTCACCTGGGACCTTGGAACGGCCTGCTAATCGGCGGCGTTTATTTTGTGTCCTGCTGGTTTCTTGCGGGCGTGTATCTGGCGGATGTTCTTCACTTGGGAATCGCTCATCGTTCACTCGACTACAAGGAATGGTTCATGCAAGCTGTCACGGTCGTGAACAACTCCTTCGGGATTTATGTCGATCCGATCGCCTGGGTGAATCGCCATCGACTGCATCATCGACACGCGGACCATGATGGCGATCCCAATAAAATTGCGAGCGATGGTTTTTGGCGAACTCTGTATCTCTGTGTCATGCCCTATCGATGCATTGAGGATGTGGCCACCGACAAGATCTTGAAGTCCTGGCCTTTTCGCGTCACCGCGCACCCGTTGTTCGCAATCGTTGCACAGGCTGCTAGTTTTTATCTGTTGTGGAAGTTAGTTGGTTCCCTGAAGTTTGTGCTCGTGATGTGGTTTGGAATGCGGATTTTTGCGTGGTGGGTCAATATGGTGCAAAACTACTGGACCCACACTCGAACATTTGGATACCGGCGCTATCACGATGACGACAACGCCATGAATATCGGCGATTGGCTACCGGTAACCGCGACCTTCAGCGCTTGTCTGCAAAATAATCATCACCACTATCCGGGCCTGTTGCGGTTGAGCCACGACGAATCGGAATATGACTTCGGATTTCTGACTGTCAAGATTATGAAACAGCTTCACCTGGTGAAGGCCACTGCCAAGGGTGCAGAATTACCGAAGGACGTCCCATTGCAAGCGCTAGAGTTTTAG
- a CDS encoding sterol desaturase family protein, with the protein MIEQKINEFFGDAESTGFGTGWWSGILSVFFGFLSFGAVLCLHFPQFLTSPELRTHYPLHTLRVLIQCLIVGAILFGIISSIKRKKKILSLTGMLLAIAATAWGGSSVQINGTLHSGPAIGLDWFLLDMLLMAIIYVPLERIWPQYPQQGTFRNQWTLDVVYFMSTHLPIQILSFLVLLPATQATKYLGVPVLQQVIARMPWFLQFFLAVVVADVAEYFIHLALHKVPFLWRFHAVHHSSKALDWIAGSRSHFVDDTLVRGFILVPLMFGFSQSIILAYLIFVTLHATWTHCNFGPNAAWLEEFLVMPRYHHWHHTSQKEGIDKNFAIHFPWIDRLFGTYYYPDEWPERYGLDGEEIAPGFFRQTIEPFMKQPKNTLKL; encoded by the coding sequence GTGATCGAGCAAAAGATCAACGAATTTTTTGGCGATGCCGAGTCCACTGGTTTCGGAACAGGCTGGTGGAGCGGGATACTTTCAGTTTTCTTTGGATTCCTTTCCTTCGGAGCAGTGTTGTGCCTGCATTTCCCTCAGTTCCTGACCTCTCCTGAACTGCGGACGCATTATCCATTGCATACCCTGCGTGTCTTGATCCAATGCCTCATCGTGGGCGCCATCTTGTTCGGAATTATTTCTTCCATTAAGCGCAAGAAAAAGATTCTGTCATTGACGGGAATGTTGCTGGCCATCGCAGCGACGGCATGGGGCGGATCAAGCGTGCAGATTAACGGTACGTTGCACAGCGGGCCCGCAATCGGCCTGGACTGGTTCCTGCTTGACATGCTCCTGATGGCGATTATCTACGTGCCACTGGAAAGAATCTGGCCCCAGTATCCACAACAGGGAACTTTTCGGAACCAGTGGACTTTGGACGTGGTCTATTTCATGTCCACTCATCTCCCGATTCAAATTCTGTCTTTCCTTGTTTTATTGCCCGCTACTCAGGCCACGAAATATTTGGGTGTTCCGGTTTTGCAACAAGTCATTGCTCGCATGCCCTGGTTTTTGCAATTCTTTCTGGCCGTTGTGGTGGCGGACGTCGCCGAATACTTCATTCATCTGGCTTTGCATAAAGTGCCTTTTCTGTGGCGCTTTCATGCCGTGCACCATTCTTCGAAGGCGCTGGATTGGATCGCTGGCTCACGCTCCCACTTTGTAGACGACACGCTCGTGCGCGGATTTATCCTTGTCCCTCTCATGTTTGGATTTTCGCAATCGATCATCCTGGCGTATTTGATTTTCGTCACCCTGCACGCCACCTGGACTCATTGCAATTTCGGTCCCAACGCCGCATGGCTTGAAGAGTTTCTGGTGATGCCCCGCTATCATCATTGGCACCATACCTCGCAAAAAGAGGGGATCGACAAGAACTTCGCGATTCATTTTCCGTGGATCGATAGACTGTTCGGAACTTATTACTATCCTGATGAATGGCCGGAGCGCTATGGCCTGGACGGCGAAGAGATTGCGCCTGGTTTTTTCAGGCAGACGATCGAACCATTTATGAAACAGCCAAAGAACACGCTAAAACTCTAG
- the gluQRS gene encoding tRNA glutamyl-Q(34) synthetase GluQRS codes for MTNIDSYRGRLAPSPTGLLHAGHARTFWIAAQRATEREGTLILRNEDLDPQRSRSDCATAMIEDLHWLGIRWSEGPDCGGPYGPYAQSQRRTFYLAAWQRLRDAGVIYPCTCSRKDLAQATNAPNDNDDDDEPIYPGRCRSRTDAADFAQPAGVNWRFRVPDGEALSFTDLNLGAQRYVAGDDFGDFLVWRRDDVPAYQLAVVVDDEAMKITEVVRGADLLKSTARQLLLIRALAYSTPDYFHCELVRDASGVRLAKRHDALSIRHLRESGMSAAQLLASATSVSS; via the coding sequence ATGACCAACATAGACTCCTATCGCGGACGCCTGGCCCCGTCGCCGACCGGCCTGCTCCACGCGGGCCATGCGCGCACCTTCTGGATTGCCGCGCAGCGCGCGACCGAACGCGAAGGCACTCTGATCCTCCGCAACGAAGATCTGGATCCACAGCGCTCCCGCTCAGACTGTGCCACTGCGATGATCGAAGACTTGCACTGGCTCGGGATCCGATGGAGTGAAGGTCCGGATTGCGGCGGTCCGTATGGCCCGTACGCGCAGAGCCAGCGCCGCACTTTTTACCTCGCAGCGTGGCAACGGTTGCGCGACGCGGGCGTCATCTATCCGTGCACCTGTTCGCGCAAGGATCTCGCGCAAGCAACAAACGCGCCGAATGACAATGACGATGACGACGAGCCGATTTACCCCGGCCGATGCCGCAGTCGTACTGATGCTGCCGATTTCGCGCAACCGGCGGGAGTAAATTGGCGGTTTCGTGTGCCCGATGGCGAAGCGCTCTCATTCACTGATCTGAATCTCGGTGCGCAACGTTACGTTGCCGGGGATGACTTCGGAGATTTCCTGGTGTGGCGTCGCGATGATGTTCCCGCCTATCAGTTAGCCGTGGTTGTCGACGACGAGGCCATGAAGATTACGGAAGTTGTCCGCGGCGCCGATCTGCTCAAGTCGACGGCGCGGCAATTGCTCCTGATTCGCGCGCTCGCGTATTCCACTCCTGACTATTTTCATTGTGAGTTGGTGCGTGACGCTTCCGGCGTGCGCCTGGCAAAGCGTCACGATGCCCTCAGCATCCGGCACTTGCGTGAGAGTGGGATGTCAGCCGCGCAGCTACTGGCATCGGCAACTAGCGTCTCTTCCTGA